One genomic segment of bacterium includes these proteins:
- a CDS encoding beta-propeller fold lactonase family protein gives MITVAYVSCADSREIHVLSLDGVNGAVKLVQRVPVVGTVMPLAIGPSRRFLYASLRSRPFSVSTFGIDPETGTLGHLSTVPLADNMAYLSTDRTGRFLFGASYTGDKISVNPIDREGLAHAVPAQIISTRPHPHAIIVDPSNRYLFVPSLGGDAVLQFRFDEMTGLATPNVPPAVETRKGAGPRHLIFHPHAEFAYGTNELDATVNAYRLDAATGTLTLIGAASALPPEFEGHAPFAAADLHITPDGRFLYASERASHTLTGFAVDVASGALVSIGNFPTEQQPRSFNIDPRGRYLLGAGQMSNSMTSYAINQGTGALTPQHRCGMGRNPNWVEIVGIPRA, from the coding sequence ATGATTACGGTCGCGTATGTGTCATGTGCGGACAGCCGCGAGATCCACGTCCTGTCCCTCGATGGTGTGAACGGCGCAGTGAAGCTCGTGCAACGGGTGCCTGTGGTGGGTACGGTCATGCCGCTCGCGATCGGCCCGAGCCGCCGGTTCCTCTACGCATCGCTTCGCTCACGTCCATTTTCGGTCTCGACCTTCGGGATCGATCCGGAAACCGGCACGCTGGGCCACCTCTCGACCGTCCCGCTGGCGGACAACATGGCCTATCTCTCAACCGACAGAACCGGGCGATTTCTATTTGGCGCGTCCTACACGGGCGACAAGATCTCGGTCAATCCGATCGACAGGGAAGGATTGGCGCACGCCGTCCCCGCTCAGATCATCTCGACACGCCCGCACCCGCACGCGATCATCGTCGACCCATCGAATCGCTACCTGTTCGTCCCGAGCCTCGGCGGGGACGCCGTCCTCCAATTCAGGTTCGATGAGATGACCGGGCTGGCCACGCCGAATGTGCCGCCTGCCGTCGAGACACGGAAGGGAGCGGGTCCGCGCCACCTCATCTTCCATCCGCACGCCGAGTTCGCCTATGGGACGAACGAACTCGACGCGACGGTCAACGCCTATCGGTTGGATGCGGCGACGGGGACGCTGACGCTGATCGGGGCCGCAAGTGCGCTGCCTCCCGAGTTCGAGGGCCATGCGCCCTTCGCGGCGGCGGACCTACACATCACGCCCGACGGCCGGTTCCTTTATGCGTCAGAGCGGGCCTCTCACACCCTGACCGGGTTCGCGGTCGACGTCGCGAGCGGCGCCCTCGTGTCGATCGGCAATTTCCCGACCGAGCAGCAGCCTCGCAGCTTCAACATCGATCCTCGCGGCAGGTATCTGCTTGGCGCCGGCCAGATGTCGAACAGCATGACGAGCTACGCGATCAATCAGGGTACGGGAGCGCTCACCCCACAGCATCGATGTGGCATGGGGAGGAACCCCAACTGGGTTGAGATTGTCGGCATCCCGCGGGCGTAG